A portion of the Gossypium arboreum isolate Shixiya-1 chromosome 8, ASM2569848v2, whole genome shotgun sequence genome contains these proteins:
- the LOC108469122 gene encoding NAC domain-containing protein 54-like, with protein sequence MGAVSLPPGFRFHPTDEELVVYYLKRKINGRKIELEIIPEVDLYKCEPWDLPGKSLLPSKDLEWYFFSPRDRKYPNGSRTNRATKSGYWKATGKDRKVNSQTRAVGMKKTLVYYRGRAPHGTRTNWVMHEYRLDERECESASLGLQDAYALCRVFKKTAIPPKVPGDHYQAVATPNQFACDHSSSFEESSDFGIPIDTRSPSVLNRSPIDICDANEVKWMQSLSHDVFGLNNASFTNYETLPYHPSKVDVALECARLQHRLALPPLEVEDFPRLGFTNHKLMATPPPPMRETDILQEILSVDPIGHEDAWGASSSNNNADDFTFMTAKSMYQNQVNEMSCAQYMNKPLEEAITSPIEITEVQGERMTENSRWMGMSSKDLEQYCFMEENKVVPIENISSFTRNEDNGIQGSFEFDDTGINNPEMEDFTHGFIDDDPNDHHFLDEGNMDDLTTSPSFELVEDIKINHGMFVSTRQVANTFFHQTLPSQTVQVHQNAMTPTSFHFQVEKHKGKCMATTMSTFTKQCKEALSGFLCMLVLLLYVGEEDDGLNGGSKECNKEKKVTDYLLIKSKTSSWNDFGLVWKKLGFFFTISLVLCTLLC encoded by the exons ATGGGTGCTGTTTCATTGCCGCCTGGTTTTAGGTTCCACCCGACGGACGAGGAGCTCGTCGTTTATTATCTCAAGAGAAAGATTAATGGGCGCAAGATTGAATTGGAGATCATCCCTGAAGTTGATCTCTACAAGTGTGAGCCTTGGGACTTACCAG GGAAATCCTTATTACCCAGCAAAGATCTTGAATGGTACTTTTTTAGTCCTCGAGACCGTAAGTACCCAAATGGATCAAGGACAAATCGAGCAACTAAATCTGGGTATTGGAAAGCCACGGGGAAAGACAGGAAAGTGAATTCTCAGACACGAGCTGTAGGGATGAAAAAAACCCTGGTTTACTATCGAGGAAGAGCACCCCATGGCACTCGAACCAATTGGGTCATGCATGAATATCGTCTCGACGAACGCGAATGCGAATCGGCTTCCTTAGGCTTGCAG GATGCTTATGCTCTTTGCCGTGTGTTTAAGAAAACTGCAATTCCCCCCAAGGTTCCTGGGGACCATTACCAAGCCGTCGCGACTCCAAATCAGTTTGCTTGCGACCATTCATCGAGCTTCGAAGAGAGCTCCGATTTTGGTATCCCGATCGATACTCGTTCGCCGAGTGTTCTCAATCGGTCACCTATCGACATTTGCGATGCCAACGAGGTTAAATGGATGCAATCCTTGTCCCATGATGTGTTTGGCTTAAACAATGCATCCTTCACAAACTACGAAACGTTACCCTACCATCCATCCAAG GTCGATGTGGCACTCGAATGTGCAAGACTACAGCACAGGTTGGCACTGCCACCATTGGAGGTGGAAGATTTCCCTCGACTTGGATTCACCAACCATAAGCTGATGGCAACACCACCACCACCAATGCGTGAAACCGATATACTGCAGGAGATTCTCTCGGTAGATCCAATCGGCCATGAAGATGCTTGGGGGGCTAGTTCAAGCAATAATAATGCCGATGATTTCACTTTCATGACTGCCAAAAGCATGTACCAAAACCAAGTGAACGAGATGAGCTGTGCACAATACATGAATAAACCTTTGGAAGAAGCCATTACAAGTCCCATAGAGATAACTGAGGTGCAGGGAGAGAGAATGACTGAAAATTCGAGATGGATGGGAATGTCGAGCAAAGATCTAGAGCAG TATTGTTTCATGGAAGAAAACAAGGTTGTTCCTATCGAAAACATTTCAAGTTTTACAAGAAATGAAGACAATGGCATCCAAGGTAG TTTCGAATTCGATGACACCGGTATCAACAATCCAGAAATGGAAGATTTCACACATGGATTCATCGACGATGACCCCAACGATCATCACTTTTTAGACGAAGGCAACATGGACGATCTCACCACCTCACCAAGCTTTGAACTCGTCGAAGACATCAAAATCAACCATGGAATGTTCGTTTCAACTCGGCAAGTTGCCAACACGTTCTTCCACCAGACACTGCCTTCTCAAACAGTCCAGGTCCATCAAAATGCAATGACACCAACCAGCTTCCATTTCCAAGTGGAGAAACACAAAGGGAAGTGCATGGCAACAACCATGAGTACCTTCACAAAGCAATGCAAAGAAGCTTTAAGTGGCTTCCTTTGTATGCTTGTGCTTCTCTTGTatgttggggaagaagatgatggaTTGAATGGTGGTTCAAAGGAGTGTAATAAGGAGAAGAAAGTGACAGATTATTTGTTGATCAAGTCTAAAACTAGCAGTTGGAATGACTTCGGGTTGGTTTGGAAAAAATTGGGGTTTTTTTTCACCATTTCTTTGGTTTTGTGTACATTGTTATGCTAA